CGCCGAGGTACCTGACCCCTCCGGCCTGTTCCTCTCCCGCGCGCGTGTGCCCACGAGCGGAACGTGCGTGACCATCGCCGTTGAGGGGCGTCGGGCGTTGCCCGTGGAGATCCAGGCACTCATCGTCGAGTCCAAAGCTCCGCAGCCGCGGCGCGTGGTCAACGGGGTCGACTCGTCGCGTGTGGCAATGGTGCTGGCCGTGCTCGAGCGCCGCCTCAAGATGGCCCTCTCTGGGTTCGACGTGTACGTCTCCACTGTTGGCGGCATCAGAGTGGTCGAGCCCGCGGCCGACCTCGCCATCGCATTAGCCATCGCGAGCGCCTTCCGTGACAAAGCATTCGCCGTCACCCAGGCCGCCGTCGGAGAGATCAGCCTCGCGGGCGAAATCCGGCCGGTGGCCCAGGCCGGTCAGCGCGCGACAGAAGCGCGACGACTCGGCTTCAGCACGATGATCGACGCAGAGTCGGCACACATTCGCGAGGCGATGAGGCTCGCCTTCGCGGCATCCGTCGACGAACGGGGCGACATTCCCGAGTTCTGAGTCGTCAGGGCCGAGCCGTCAGCGCTCCTGGGGCGTCGGGTCGTCCTTGTGGCGACGGATGTCACGCACACGAGCGATCACGAACCACGCGATCACCCCCACGATCCCCACGATGACAATCCACTGCAGGATCTCCGCGTACTGCTCCACGATGTGCCACTGCTCGCCCAAGAAGAACCCGGAGAGCACAAAAATGCTGTTCCAGATGAGGCTTCCCGCAAGCGTGTAGAGCCCGAACTTCACCGGGTTCATCCGTGTGATGCCCGCGGGGATGGAAATGAGACTGCGGAAGATCGGCAGCATCCGGCCGAAGAACACCGCGGCACCGCCGTGCTTGTCGAACCACGCGACACTTTTGTCGACGTCACTGCCCCGCACGAGCGGCAGCCATTCGGCGGCGCGACGCAAACGGTCTGCGCCGAGCAACGCACCCAGCGTGTAGAGCAGGAAGGCACCGACCACCGAACCGGCTGTCGTCCAAATGAGCGCCTCAGCGAGAGTGAAGGAGCCGCGGCTGGCCGCGAGACCTGCGAGCGGAAGGATCACCTCACTCGGCAGCGGCGGGAAGATGTTCTCGAGTGCGATCGCAATACCGGCTCCGGGCGGGCCGATGATGTCCATGAGCGAGACCGCCCAATCGGCGAGCATGCTCAGGATGGACGGGGACGTTTCGTCAGTGGCCATGGCCGGTTGGGCTCCTGCTGGTCGGCGGTCGGGATGCTGCGCCCGACGCGATCACGCGGGGCTAATCGACGACGGTGATACCCCAGTCGGTGACCTCCCACGCGATCCAGCCATTGCGGCGCGCGAGTTCGACAACCACCGAATCGGTTCCCCCGTCAAGGGACACCCTCTCACATGTAACAGAGTCTCCGACGAGCACGGGCGGGGCGGGGCAATTCACCTCGAGTTCTGCACCCAGGAGGCCACGGGCATCCGCCTCGACCGACTGCGCAGCCTCGGCGGCAAATGCAGCAGGGAACGCCGCGATGACGAGTCCCGGAACGATGAGGATGCCGGCGAGCACGGAGACAACGGATGCCGCGAACACCGCGAGCGGGGCGAAGCCCTTGCCGGTCTCGCGGTAGGTACGAACCGCACGCGCGACGAGGTATCCGGGTTCCAGCAGGAGCGCCCACCAGGCGCTCGCTGGCCGGGAGTGACCCCAGAGCTGAAGTACAAGACGATCGAATGCGGCGAAGCCGAGCACGATCAGGTACGGGGCGGTCCACACGAGAATGAAGAGCGGGTAGTTGCCACCGAGGCCCGTCAGCAGAAGGACGATGCTCACGACGAGCTGGATGACCGGCATGAGGGCGATGATCCAGACAATCGCCGTGTATGTGCGCATCGCCTTCGGTTCGCGCTGAGGCATGGGGTCATCGGCGAGCGCCGTGAGAACGGACTCCACGGGAACGGCGTTGGCGTGACTCGACGCGCGCCTCGGGCCCGGGGTCACATCGTCCACGGTCTCGGTAAGGGGCGGCTCGAGTTCCTTGAGGGTCATGGCGAGGAGCGGCTGCGCACTCAACTCGTTTCGCCCGGCATCCGCTTCGGACTCGAGGATGGCGTCAGTGTCGAGCGGTTCGGCGAAGCTGCGGTCACGCTCACGGCGCTCGCGTTCGCGCTGCTCACGGCGCGAGGGAAGGTCTTCGTCGGCGTACGCTACGCGCGCGGGAAGGTCGTCATCGGCCCAGCCGAGACGTGTGCTCGTCGCAGTCGCAGGCTGGATGACGATAGGCGCGCGCGCCTCCGAGGTGTGCTCCGTCCACGCCTGGGAGTCCCACCACCGCAACTGCGGAAGCCCCAGTGGATCCGGATACCACCCAGCTGGTACTCCGAAGTCATTCCCATCCACCGGATAACACTAACCTCACAATGTCTTGCGCAGAAAGCCCCGTCTACCAAGGGCGACGCGCCGAATACAGGCAGTTCTCACCGTTTTGCCGGGGAGGGCACCCGAATTGGGGCGCGCAGATCACGTCGGGGGACGCGTCAAGCCGGCCACGAGCGCGTCGACGCCGTACCGGAAAGCGCTCTCGACATCGCCTCCGAGCCGGAACGCGCCAGCCAGTTCCATGCTGATGAAGCCGCTCGCCCAGGCCGTCACGGTGCGGGCGGCATCCAGAACATCCTCCTCGGGCACGAGGGTGCGGCACACCGTGACTATCGGTTCGCTCGCGACCGCAGCGAGTTCCGGCGAGAAGTCGGCGGAGAACGCGAGACGGAAGCCGTGGGGTCGCTCGTGAGCGAAGTCCCGCAGTTGACGCGCGAGTTCGTGAAGGGTCGCCCCGTGAAGCCGCTCCGACAGGTCGACCACGGTCGCATCGGATACGAGCCGCAGAAGTGCGTCCCTGCCGGCGACCCGTTTGTAGAGGGAGGGCGACTTGACCCCGACGCGATCCGCGACGGCCTGCATCGTGAGTCCGTCAGGGCCGGAGACTTCGAGGATGTCGCGGCCGGCAGCGACGATCTCGTGCAGCGTGGTGCGCTCTGGCGTGGGCATCCGTCCTCCAATGGCTATTGACATTAGCTATCATAGCTACGTACATTAGCCATGATAGCCGGAAAGGACGCTCATGAAACTCGCACCACACCTCCACCGCATCGGCAACGACATCGTCGCCGCCTACCTCGTCGACACCGCTGACGGGGTCACGATCATCGACGCCGGGCTGCCCGGGCACTGGCGCGACCTTCAGCGCGAGCTCGCCTCGCTCGGCAAAACGGTGAGCGACGTGCGCGGGGTGGTTCTCACTCACGGGGACAGCGACCACCTGGGGTTCGCCGAACGGCTGCGTCGCGACCATGGCGTTCCCGTGTTCGTGCACGAAGCCGACGCAGACCGCGCCAAAGGCGGCGACAAACCCGCAACACCCCTCGGCCGGGCCAAAGCGCTACCGGTGCTTCGGTTCTTTTTCTACTCACTGAGCAAGGGAGGCCTTCGCACCCACTACCTCAGCGAGGTCACCACCGTCCGCGACGGTGAGACGCTCGACCTTCCCGGCTCCCCCGTCATCGTCGGTCTGCCAGGACACTCTCCCGGCAGCATCGCCGTACACGTGCCCGTCGCCGACGCAGTATTTGTGGGCGACGGTCTCACCACGCGGCACGTGCTCACCGGCTCCGAGGGAGCACAGCCGGCACCGTTCACGGATGACCCGGCCGAAGCCCTCGACTCGTTGCGCAACCTCGCGCATCTCGACGCCGCATGGGTGCTACCCGGGCACGGCACACCGTGGCGCGCTCGCCCAGCCGATGTCGAATCCGAAGTCCGCAGCAGGGCGTGAGCTAGTTGTCCAGCGCGGCGAGCCACCCATTCATGGTGTCGGTGAACTCGCGGTCGACGGGTAACGGCACCCCGTCGATCGCGCGCACCGGGGCTGCAAGCCTCACACTCGACACGAGCCACGCGGCATCCGCGGACCG
This genomic window from Antiquaquibacter oligotrophicus contains:
- a CDS encoding MBL fold metallo-hydrolase, with the translated sequence MKLAPHLHRIGNDIVAAYLVDTADGVTIIDAGLPGHWRDLQRELASLGKTVSDVRGVVLTHGDSDHLGFAERLRRDHGVPVFVHEADADRAKGGDKPATPLGRAKALPVLRFFFYSLSKGGLRTHYLSEVTTVRDGETLDLPGSPVIVGLPGHSPGSIAVHVPVADAVFVGDGLTTRHVLTGSEGAQPAPFTDDPAEALDSLRNLAHLDAAWVLPGHGTPWRARPADVESEVRSRA
- a CDS encoding TetR/AcrR family transcriptional regulator, with amino-acid sequence MSIAIGGRMPTPERTTLHEIVAAGRDILEVSGPDGLTMQAVADRVGVKSPSLYKRVAGRDALLRLVSDATVVDLSERLHGATLHELARQLRDFAHERPHGFRLAFSADFSPELAAVASEPIVTVCRTLVPEEDVLDAARTVTAWASGFISMELAGAFRLGGDVESAFRYGVDALVAGLTRPPT
- a CDS encoding DUF2510 domain-containing protein gives rise to the protein MDGNDFGVPAGWYPDPLGLPQLRWWDSQAWTEHTSEARAPIVIQPATATSTRLGWADDDLPARVAYADEDLPSRREQRERERRERDRSFAEPLDTDAILESEADAGRNELSAQPLLAMTLKELEPPLTETVDDVTPGPRRASSHANAVPVESVLTALADDPMPQREPKAMRTYTAIVWIIALMPVIQLVVSIVLLLTGLGGNYPLFILVWTAPYLIVLGFAAFDRLVLQLWGHSRPASAWWALLLEPGYLVARAVRTYRETGKGFAPLAVFAASVVSVLAGILIVPGLVIAAFPAAFAAEAAQSVEADARGLLGAELEVNCPAPPVLVGDSVTCERVSLDGGTDSVVVELARRNGWIAWEVTDWGITVVD
- a CDS encoding DedA family protein: MATDETSPSILSMLADWAVSLMDIIGPPGAGIAIALENIFPPLPSEVILPLAGLAASRGSFTLAEALIWTTAGSVVGAFLLYTLGALLGADRLRRAAEWLPLVRGSDVDKSVAWFDKHGGAAVFFGRMLPIFRSLISIPAGITRMNPVKFGLYTLAGSLIWNSIFVLSGFFLGEQWHIVEQYAEILQWIVIVGIVGVIAWFVIARVRDIRRHKDDPTPQER